In a genomic window of Brassica napus cultivar Da-Ae chromosome A10 unlocalized genomic scaffold, Da-Ae chrA10_Random_1, whole genome shotgun sequence:
- the LOC125594573 gene encoding microfibrillar-associated protein 1A-like has protein sequence MSVTAGVSEAALATRAKLRGGIGQTKVKRYWPGKAPEWADEAEDDEDVRMHKADVSDRKHDDLGVARKDDPRLRRLAQTRAENREEVRADHRRVRQAEIISTEEEELRNQDEEEDEDALEERRRRIREKNLKRAQEEADLLPVEEEDEVEEEDEEEEESEYETDSEDDMPGITMIKPVFVPKAERDTVAERERLEAEEIALEELAKRKLEMRKIETKQIVVEEVRKDEEIRKNMLLQEANIGDVETDDEINEAEEYEVWKTREIARIKRERDAKEAMLREREEIEKLRNMTEQERREWERKNSKASSVQPKKKWNFMQKYYHKGAFFQADPDDEAGSVGTDGIFQRDFSAPTGEDRLDKSILPKVMQVKHFGRSGRTKWTHLVNEDTTDWSNPWTSNDPLREKYNKKMAGMNGPIEKPKGSKKMKDWET, from the exons ATGTCTGTCACAGCGGGAGTGAGTGAAGCTGCACTAGCTACAAGAGCTAAACTCCGAGGTGGGATTGGTCAGACTAAAGTGAAAAGATACTGGCCTGGTAAAGCTCCCGAGTGGGCCGATGAGGCCGAGGATGATGAGGACGTTAGGATGCACAAGGCTGATGTTTCTGATAGAAAGCATGATGATTTGGGGGTTGCTAGGAAAGATGACCCGAGGCTGCGTCGTTTAGCTCAGACCAGAGCTGAAAACCGTGAAGAAGTTAGAGCCGATCACCGTCGTGTTAGGCAGGCTGAGATTATATccacagaagaagaagagttgagGAACcaagacgaggaagaagatgaagatgctTTGGAAGAAAGAAGGAGGAGAATCAGAGAAAAGAATCTCAAAAGAGCTCAGGAGGAGGCTGATCTGCTACCTGtggaggaagaggacgaggtagaggaggaagacgaggaggaagaggagtcAGAGTACGAGACTGATTCTGAAGATGATATGCCCGGAATCACCATGATCAAGCCTGTTTTTGTCCCCAAAGCTGAGAGAGATACTGTTGCAGAGCGTGAAAGGCTCGAAGCTGAGGAGATAGCTCTCGAGGAGTTAGCGAAGAGGAAGCTCGAGATGAGGAAGATAGAGACGAAGCAGATAGTGGTTGAGGAAGTCAGGAAAGACGAGGAGATACGCAAGAACATGCTGTTGCAAGAAGCGAACATCGGTGACGTGGAGACTGATGATGAAATCAACGAGGCTGAGGAGTACGAGGTTTGGAAGACGAGAGAGATCGCTAGGATCAAGAGAGAGCGTGATGCCAAGGAAGCTATGCTCAGAGAGAGGGAAGAGATTGAGAAGCTGAGGAACATGACGGAGCAGGAGAGGAGAGAGTGGGAGAGGAAGAATTCGAAAGCTTCGTCGGTTCAACCGAAGAAGAAGTGGAACTTCATGCAGAAGTACTACCACAAGGGAGCCTTCTTCCAGGCGGATCCTGATGATGAGGCGGGATCCGTGGGGACTGATGGTATATTTCAGCGTGACTTCTCTGCTCCAACGGGAGAAGATAGGTTGGATAAATCGATTCTGCCGAAAGTCATGCAAGTCAAGCACTTTGGTCGCAGTGGAAGAACTAAATGGACTCACCTTGTCAATGAGGATACAACAGATTGGAGTAACCC GTGGACTTCTAATGATCCTCTACGCGAAAAATACAACAAGAAAATGGCGGGCATGAATGGTCCTATTGAGAAACCAAAGGGGAGCAAGAAGATGAAAGATTGGGAGACGTAA